A window from Kwoniella pini CBS 10737 chromosome 1, complete sequence encodes these proteins:
- a CDS encoding dihydroorotate dehydrogenase (fumarate): MSRPLFTSFRRPLVSTSRSSVHFRPVPSIRHASSTPSAPRRFISSTLFIATGFFLAEYYYDSRSLLHEHVVMPLVRLGLDPEQGHKLAIRLLSMDKWARPRDKGVDDASLQTELFGQRISNPIGIAAGFDKDAVAIDGLFDLGFGYVEVGSVTPEPQPGNPKPRFFRLEEDSAAINRYGFNSLGHGHTLAQLRSRLVSFAKSHPSLFPSPLPLNPLPPADIPRSLRPGQLLAVNLGKNKTSPADSNEDYIKGVKLLGPYADVIVINVSSPNTPGLRALQGREILKGLLSDVVKTRNDLKNQNGLPKIAVKVASDLSEDELADVAYAVRSSGVEGVIVSNTTIRRKELGLTSSYQDEVGGLSGKPLFPYALESVKTLRPLLPPSIPLIGCGGVSTGEDALEMARAGASLVQVYTSFGYRGVGTARLIKDEITSSLSQSQSKWTGEIGKSWGNSNMGWDENRLKNDAEKLKNEAKNLGDLLNKINEKEDLQSLIAQAELAIGKPKDASSAKTTSESEKDGARDNLAGSTSTPQSTVKGDDVASGLLESGIANTEQIRNTQDRAIENTSTPSSPTAQEDVGASSIQEALLTTPIPIDLTPQIVVDQPVVTEVTVDERENQWTQSVRSGQRRLV, from the exons ATGTCCCGGCCTCTTTTTACCTCCTTCCGTCGTCCCCTTGTTTCGACTTCTCGCTCATCTGTTCATTTTCGACCAGTCCCTTCAATCCGACATGCCTCTTCAACTCCTTCAGCTCCAAGGAGATTCATCTCTTCCACACTATTCATAGCTACAGGGTTCTTTCTAGCAGAATACTACTATGACTCTAGATCTCTACTTCACGAACATGTAGTCATGCCTCTAGTACGACTCGGATTAGATCCTGAACAAGGTCATAAATTGGCTATACGGTTATTGAGTATGGATAAATGGGCTAGACCTAGGGACAAGGGCGTTGATGATGCTAGTCTACAGACTGAG CTCTTTGGTCAAAGAATAAGTAACCCAATTGGAATAGCTGCGggatttgataaagatgcAGTTGCAATTGATGGTTTATTCGATTTGGGATTCGGATATGTAGAAGTTGGAAGTGTTACTCCTGAGCCTCAG CCAGGTAACCCTAAACCTAGGTTTTTCAgacttgaagaagattcagcAGCTATAAATCGATATGGATTCAATTCATTAGGTCATGGTCATACATTAGCACAACTTCGAAGTCGTTTAGTATCATTTGCGAAATCTCATCCATCTTTATTCCCTTCACCATTACCTCTTAATCCACTTCCTCCAGCGGATATACCGAGATCTTTACGTCCTGGTCAACTTTTAGCCGTGAATTTGggtaaaaataaaacttCTCCAGCtgattcaaatgaagattaTATTAAAGGTGTCAAACTCTTAGGTCCTTATGCGGATGTCATTGTAATCAATGTTTCAAGTCCAAATACACCTGGCTTGCGAGCTTTACAAGGCAGAGAAATTTTGAAAGGATTGTTATCGGATGTTGTAAAGACCAGAAAcgatttgaaaaatcaaaatggtcTACCCAAGATTGCAGTTAAAGTCGCTAGTGATTTAAGTGAAGACGAATTGGCCGATGTAGCTTATGCTGTAAGGTCAAGTGGTGTGGAAGGTGTTATAGTTAGTAATACAACTATAAGGAGGAAAGAACTTGGTTTGACTTCTT CATACcaagatgaagttggagGATTAAGCGGAAAACCCCTCTTCCCCTACGCTCTTGAATCAGTAAAAACACTCAGACCATTATTACCACCTTCGATACCTTTGATCGGCTGTGGAGGAGTTTCAACGGGAGAAGACGCTTTGGAGATGGCTAGAGCAGGTGCATCTTTAGTTCAAGTATACACTTCTTTTGGATATCGAGGAGTTGGTACAGCAAGATtaattaaagatgaaattacaTCATCACTTTCACAATCTCAATCCAAATGGACAGGggaaattggaaaatcttggggaaattcaaatatggGATGGGATGAAAATCGTTTAAAAAATGATgctgaaaaattaaaaaatgaagctaaaaatttaggtgatttgttaaataaaattaatgaaaaagagGATTTACAATCACTTAttgctcaagctgaattagcCATTGGAAAACCTAAAGATGCATCTTCAGCCAAGACAACATCTGaatctgaaaaagatgGAGCAAGAGATAATTTGGCtggatcaacttcaaccCCTCAAAGTACTGTGAAAGGCGATGATGTGGCTTCCGGTTTATTAGAATCTGGTATAGCTAATACTGAACAAATTCGAAATACTCAAGATAGAGCAATTGAAAATACTTCTACTCCTTCATCCCCTACTGCTCAAGAGGATGTCGGTGCGTCGTCGATACAAGAAGCCTTGTTGACGACCCCTATACCTATTGATCTAACCCCACAAATAGTTGTTGATCAACCAGTCGTGACAGAGGTCACAGTTGATGAGCGAGAAAATCAATGGACACAATCTGTACGAAGTGGTCAAAGGAGGCTTGTGTAG
- a CDS encoding GTP-binding protein ypt2, protein MAGPHYDFLIKLLLIGDSGVGKSCLLLRFCDDAWTPSFITTIGIDFKIRTIELDGKRIKLQIWDTAGQERFRTITTAYYRGAMGILLVYDVTDEKSFNNIRTWHANIEQHASPGVNKILIGNKCDWDEKRVVTIEQGRALADEFGLRFLETSAKANEGVEEAFFTLARDIKTRLIDSQPQEAAPVSLGADRRGVDVNKQSNTSSGGCCS, encoded by the exons ATGGCAGGTCCTCATTACGATTT CttaatcaaattactcCTTATCGGTGATTCCG GTGTTGGAAAATCATGTTTACTCTTACGATTTTGTGATGATGCCTGGACACCATCTTTCATCACTACCATTG GTATCGACTTCAAGATCAGAACTATCGAATTAGATGGAAAgagaatcaaattacaGATT TGGGATACAGCTG GTCAAGAACGATTCAGAACTATTACGACAGCTTATTATAGAGGTGCTATGGGTATTTTATTGGTATATGACGTTACAGATGAGAAGTCATTCAACA ATATACGAACATGGCACGCAAACATCGAGCAACACGCTTCTCCTGGCGTGAACAAGATCTTGATTGGTAACAAATGCGATTGGGATGAAAAGAGAGTCGTGACCATTGAACAAGGTCGAGCTTTAGCAGATGAATTCGGTTTGCGATTCCTGGAGACTTCCGCCAAGGCGAatgaaggtgttgaagagGCGTTCTTCACTCTTGCTAG AGATATTAAAACACGATTAATTGATTCGCAACCTCAAGAAGCTGCACCAGTATCCCTCGGGGCTGATCGAAGAGGTGTAGACGTCAACAAGCAATCCAACACATCGTCAGGTGGTTGTTGTAGTTAA
- a CDS encoding kynurenine 3-monooxygenase → MVLERSRKALIIGAGPVGALTALSLHRRGWEVELWESRDDPRGKDTAPSNLRSINLAISARGLEALRSVDPSLAEQFQNEAIPMKGRMIHHVNGKQESQIYDPINGQCINSIGRPLLNQRLVESLPDAIKIRFQTKLSRVDLNNKIAFGSCPEKKDAIPGEEHDDGQIGGGDHGKSAGRAQNAKGEDKEDESGTPFDLIIGCDGSWSKVRTSIMRMERMDFSQSFIPHAYIELHMPADPSKPGGYAIDKNHLHIWPRHSFMLIGLPNKDGSFTLTLFIPFSSLSTLTTREAAGRFFVEHFPSAVQIIGEKRLLDDFENNPRGNLVTINCTPSAWSSHALLLGDASHSMVPFYGQGLNCGLEDVRVLSSILEKHKIKSTTSLRMGETDKDLELALKAYSVERQEDLKAICELALQNYTEMRSHVLSPLHHIRRFIDSALTQLIPSRPSSLHLSLTDAFPTKRVKGWTSLYEMVTFRPDVPYSEALRKEKAQKEIMAWTGYISGIVGIGAIGFAGLRLTRKWLERH, encoded by the exons ATGGTACTAGAACGTTCTCGGAAAGCTTTGATCATTGGTGCAGGACCTGTAGGCGCCCTCACCGCTTTAAGTTTACATAGAAGAGGATGGGAGGTAGAACTCTGGGAATCTCGGGATG ATCCAAGAGGGAAAGATACAGCTCCGAGTAATCTAAGATCTATAAACTTAGCTATTTCTGCTCGTGGTCTAGAAGCACTACGCAGTGTTGATCCTTCTCTAG CGGAACAATTTCAGAATGAAGCTATACCTATGAAAGGTCGTATGATCCATCATGTAAACGGCAAACAGGAATCTCAAATATATGATCCGATAAATGGCCAA TGCATAAATTCCATCGGAAGACCATTATTGAATCAAAGATTAGTCGAATCCCTGCCGGACGCCATCAAAATACGCTTTCAGACCAAATTATCCAGAGTGGATCTTAACAATAAGATAGCGTTCGGTTCTTGTCctgagaagaaagatgcTATACCGGGGGAGGAGCACGATGATGGACAAATAGGAGGAGGAGATCACGGAAAATCTGCAGGAAGAGCGCAAAATGCTAAAGGAGAGGATAAGGAGGACGAAAGTGGAACTCCTTTCGATCTTATCATTGGTTGTGATGGAAGTTGGTCTAAAGTTAGAACGTCCATCATGCGGATGGAAAG GATGGATTTCTCACAATCGTTTATTCCTCACGCATATATAGAGCTTCACATGCCTGCTGATCCATCTAAACCTGGCGGGTATGCTATCGATAAAAATCATCTACATATTTGGCCAAGGCATTCTTTCATGCTGATAGGTCTACCAAACAAG GACGGCTCATTCACTTTGACTTTGTTCATACCCTTCTCATCCCTCTCAACGCTCACCACAAGAGAAGCCGCAGGTCGATTCTTTGTCGAACATTTCCCTTCCGCCGTACAGATCATAGGGGAGAAAAGGTTACTAGATGATTTCGAAAATAACCCCAGGGGTAATTTGGTCACTATTAAC TGCACGCCATCAGCATGGTCAAGTCATGCCTTGTTACTGGGAGATGCCTCACATAGTATGGTTCC ATTTTATGGACAAGGTCTCAATTGTGGTCTTGAAGATGTTAGAGTACTCAGTTCAATTTTAGAGAAAcacaagatcaaatcaaccACTTCTTTGAGAATGGGAGAAACAGATAAAGATCTTGAATTAGCCTTGAAAGCTTATTCAGTTGAAAGGCAAGAAGATCTTAAAGCTATTTGCGAATTGGCCTTGCAAAATTA CACTGAAATGAGATCTCACGTTCTTTCACCTCTTCATCACATTCGTCGATTTATAGACTCTGCACTTACACAACTTATACCTTCTCGACCTTCCTCATTGCATTTATCTTTGACTGACGCTTTCCCAACTAAACGAGTCAAAGGTTGGACAAGTTTATACGAAATGGTCACCTTTCGTCCGGATGTTCCATATTCTGAAGCTctaagaaaagaaaaagcgcaaaaagaaattatggCTTGGACCGGATATATTAGTGGTATTGTAGGTATTGGAGCGATTGGATTTGCAGGTTTAAGATTGACTAGGAAATGGTTAGAAAGACATTGA
- a CDS encoding dihydroxyacetone kinase: MAPQHKHLLNNPATLVVDSLKGLVNNNPNVKFDEAQRVIYTPSNGSRVSLLSGGGSGHEPAHAGFVGKGLLDAAICGNIFASPNVAQVKKGLDLITNEKGSLIIVMNYTGDALHFGLAAEQYKASGKPGDVRVLLVQDDVAVSREQGTIVGRRGLAGTILVYKIASALSDSGADLDSVENVAKYVTSRLGTIGVGLDHCHVPGTQPGDAHLKESQVELGMGIHNENGTHKLELPTISELVDTMLFKIINTNDPERSYVPFKNDGSDEVVLLVNNLGAISELEIGGITGEAIKWLQKKNIKVKRVLAGTYMTSLNMPGFSLTLLLLPSKSESNSPYSSEQILKYLDAPASAPGWAWTSGKEPGIIGEKVDEVITEKKAKEVDLAPTDKKEFILAIQRACKALIAAEPELTEQDQIAGDGDAGLTLESGANAILKQISNNKLKGENIIEDIGIIAETVEEDMGGTSGALYSIFFAGLQKALRDSAIQGNKQTTSEVWSIAAESALNTLYKYTRARPPSRTLVDPLEAFITSLPKKGLNGAAEDAKQAAEKTKELVAKAGRGAYVNQEDLKNREVPDPGAWGIWRIVDGLRGFEA; this comes from the exons ATGGCACCACAAC ATAAACATTTACTCAATAATCCAGCTACGCTTGTAGTTGATTCCTTGAAAGGTTTAGTTAATAATAATCCCAAtgttaaatttgatgaagcaCAACGAG TAATTTATACTCCATCTAATGGATCTAGagtttcattattatcaggTGGTGGATCAGGACATGAACCTGCACATGCAGGATTTGTTGGAAAAGGTTTATTAGATGCTGCAATTTGTGGAAATATTTTCGCTTCACCAAATGTTGCACAAgttaaaaaaggtttagatttaattacaaatgaaaaaggttcTTTAATTATTGTTATGAATTATACAGGAGATGCTTTACATTTTGGTTTAGCTGCAGAACAATATAAAGCTTCTGGTAAACCTGGTGATGTAAGAGTTTTATTAGTTCAAGATGATGTTGCTGTTAGTAGAGAACAAGGTACAATTgttggaagaag AGGTCTTGCTGGTACAATTTTAGTATATAAAATTGCATCTGCTTTATCAGATTCTGGAGCAGATTTAGATTCTGTTGAAAATGTTGCAAAATACGTTACTTCAAGATTAGGTACTATCGGTGTTGGTCTTGATCATTGTCAT GTTCCAGGAACTCAACCTGGAGATGCTCATTTAAAAGAATCTCAAGTTGAATTGGGTATGGGTATTCACAATGAAAATGGTACTCATAAACTTGAGTTACCAACTATTTCAGAATTAGTTGATACTATgttatttaaaattataaatacCAATGATCCTGAAAGATCTTACGTCCCATTCAAGAATGATGGTTCAGATGAAGTTGTTTTACTTGTTAATAATTTAGGAGCTATTAGTGAATTAGAAATCGGTGGTATTAcaggtgaag CTATAAAATGGTTACAAAAAAAGAACATTAAAGTTAAAAGAGTACTTGCTGGAACATATATGACTTCACTTAATATGCCTGGATTTTCACTTACACTTTTATTACTTCCTTCTAAATCTGAATCTAATTCACCTTACTCTTCTGaacaaattttaaaatatttgGACGCTCCTGCTAGTGCACCAGGATGGGCTTGGACTTCAGGTAAAGAGCCAGGAATTATTGGtgaaaaagttgatgaagttaTAACTGAAAAAAAGGctaaagaagttgatcTTGCTC CTACcgataaaaaagaattcaTTTTAGCAATTCAAAGAGCATGTAAAGCATTAATAGCTGCTGAACCAGAATTAACAgaacaagatcaaattgcaGGTGATGGTGATGCAGGATTAACTTTAGAATCAGGTGCAAATGCAAttttaaaacaaatttcaaataataaattaaaaggtgaaaatataattgaagatattggAATTATTGCAGAAactgttgaagaagatatggGTGGTACTTCAGGTGCATTATATTCTATATTCTTTGCTGGATTACAAAAAGCTTTAAGAGATTCTGCAATTCAAGGTAATAAACAAACTACATCTGAAGTTTGGAGTATAGCTGCTGAATCAGCTTTAAATACACTTTATaaat ATACTCGAGCAAGACCACCTTCAAGAACTCTTGTTGATCCTTTAGAAGCATTTATaacttctttacctaaaaaagGTCTTAATGGTGCAGCAGAAGATGCTAAACAAGCAGCtgaaaaaacaaaagaattagTTGCTAAAGCTGGAAGAGGTGCTTATgtaaatcaagaagatttaaaaaatagAGAAGTACCTGATCCTGGAGCTTGGGGTATTTGGAGAATTGTAGATGGTTTAAGAGGTTTCGAAGCTTAA
- a CDS encoding dephospho-CoA kinase, with protein MLIVGLTGGIASGKSTVSKIFNEKYNIPIIDADLISRQVIEPDTKGYKLILKHFGKFKILNNDSKKTINRIKLGEIIFNNNEKRNLLNSLLHPLIKKEIFKKVLFYWLIKGEWCIILDIPLLIESGIWKFVGEIIIVYVNEKLQLSRLLSRNSLTLSEEQAKSRINSQMSLKLKLNYSTFIIDNSGSINDLNLQIEKFILRLKKSQGFGFKNSFINGWWYKLCWILPPIGLISGLLVLFKRWLKYSSFFSNKSKKQRRRGRGEIDNSYNQENIELREINQNSNRRRTESSISGNSILD; from the exons ATGTTAA TCGTAGGATTAACAGGTGGAATAgcttcag gtaaatcaacaGTATCAAAAatttttaatgaaaaatataatatacCAATAATAGATGcagatttaatttcaagACAAGTTATTGAACCTGATACAAAAGgttataaattaattttaaaacattttggaaaatttaaaatattaaataatgattcaaaaaaaacaattaatagaattaaattaggtgaaattatttttaataataatgaaaaaagaaatttattaaattcattattacatcctttaattaaaaaagaaatttttaaaaaagttttattttattGGTTAATTAAAGGTGAATGGTGTATAATTTTAGATATTcctttattaattgaatctggaatttggaaatttgttggtgaaattattattgtttaTGT TaatgaaaaattacaattatcaagattatTATCTAGAAATTCTTTAACATTATCAGAAGAACAAGCAAAATCTAGAATTAATTCACAAATGtcattaaaattaaaattaaattattcaacttttataattgataattcaggttcaattaatgatttaaatttacaaattgaaaaatttattttacGTTTAAAAAAATCACAAGGTTTTGGttttaaaaattcttttataaATGGATGGTGGTATAAATTATGTTGGATTTTACCTCCAATTGGATTAATTTCTGGTTTATTAGttttatttaaaagatggttaaaatattcttcttttttttcaaataaaagtaaaaaacaaagaagaagaggtagaggtgaaattgataattcatataatcaagaaaatattgaattaagagaaattaatcaaaattcaaatagaagaagaactgAAAGTAGTATAAGTGGAAATAGTATATTggattaa
- a CDS encoding dihydropteroate synthase, whose protein sequence is MSSRDSVNLESLSIHLLNGLGPSAFNLNPPPSCPIILDISIGLIENSIKLTSKEDSMNGLGVNYSLISKEIYKLISSPLKKFKEPFELIKIISKIILNLNLNDLNKIEIKLKLPKALLHCDLIIYQSIFLKQKQENENENIDEQKERKCEINNLKTECIIGLHPHERLEKQRIELDIKIIKINWNEWNHKDFADEVYNFVNQSSYGTIESLIHDLGSHLFKLPILKENNDSEISITIRKPSAIPFAVPSITIQRSKADYPSSSASGSRNIKGKKQVFVAVGSNIGDRVGNINRAIKQLEANGCQLGQTSRLYESEPMYVEDQDRFINGVIELYTTLQPLELLRLLKRTEKSVGRTKTFTNGPRVIDLDLIFYGEEQVMIGERGDEPDEDGVGWLECPHRSLGEREFVLRPLADIAPDLIHPSTRQTINQLLSRLPKTTPPPLQPIIPFSGSSRPLRLPKPAIPYVMAIFNATPDSFSDGDPARTDVDYAIKAVEKLFEGDDEDNLPDILDIGGMSTRPNSEPCSEEEEIKRVIPLIQAIRKSSNGKLKAIPISIDTYRPNVAKLAVEAGASCVNDVKGGSEPGMMEIMAKLNVPVILMHSRGDSKTMNSNELTDYSKYGGVIEGVKKELENIIEIALFKKGLKKWNIILDPGLGFSKKQNDNLKLIKNLSKLINNNSNLNDYPWLIGASRKGFIGKIINQNIALNRSFGDSALNSFAVNTGLVNILRVHQIRETKDTIKMSVAIRDA, encoded by the exons atGTCATCTCGAGATAGTGTAAATTTGgaatcattatcaattcatcttttaaacGGTTTAGGTCCATCAGCATTTAATCTTAATCCACCACCATCATGTCCAATTATACTTGATATATCAATAggtttaattgaaaattcaattaaattaacttcaaaagaagattcaatgaatggattaggtgtaaattattctttaatttcaaaagaaatttataaattaatttcatctcctttaaaaaaatttaaagaaccttttgaattaattaaaataatttcaaaaattattttaaatttaaatttaaatgatttaaataaaattgaaattaaattaaaattaccTAAAGCTCTATTACATTgtgatttaataatttatcaatcaatttttttaaaacaaaaacaagaaaatgaaaatgaaaatatagatgaacaaaaagagagaaaatgtgaaattaataatttaaaaactGAATGTATAATTGGATTACATCCTCATGAAAGATtagaaaaacaaagaatagaattagatattaaaattattaaaataaATTGGAATGAATGGAATCATAAAGATTTTGCTGATGAAGTTTATAAT TTCGTGAATCAATCTTCATATGGAACTATCGAATCACTTATTCATGATCTCGGATCCCACTTATTCAAACTTCCgattttgaaagaaaacaaTGATAGTGAGATATCCATAACAATACGTAAACCATCCGCAATCCCGTTTGCTGTTCCAAGTATAACAATTCAACGATCAAAGGCAGATTacccttcatcttctgcatCAGGGTCAAGAAACataaaaggaaagaaacAGGTGTTCGTAGCTGTAGGATCAAACATTGGAGATAGAGTAGGAAATATAAATAGAGCAATAAAACAATTAGAAGCAAATGGCTGTCAATTGGGACAAACAAGTAGGTTGTATGAGAGTGAACCTATGTATGTAGAGGATCAAGATAGATTCATCAATGGTGTAATCGAG CTGTATACTACACTACAACCTCTCGAACTCTTGCGATTACTCAAACGTACCGAGAAATCAGTTGGAAGGACAAAGACTTTCACAAATGGTCCTCGAGTTATCGACttggatttgatattttacGGCGAAGAGCAGGTAATGATCGGCGAAAGGGGGGATGAGCCCGATGAAGATGGCGTAGGATGGCTGGAGTGTCCTCATCGAAGTTTAGGAGAAAGGGAATTCGTTTTGCGGCCATTAGCTGA TATCGCTCCTGATCTTATTCATCCATCTACACGGCAAACAATCAATCAACTCCTATCTAGACTTCCTAAAACAACCCCGCCACCACTACAACCAATCATCCCATTCTCAGGTTCTTCAAGACCCCTTCGGCTGCCAAAACCAGCCATACCATATGTTATGGCAATCTTCAACGCTACACCAGATTCTTTCTCAGATGGTGATCCAGCACGTACAGACGTTGATTACGCTATCAAAGCGGTCGAAAAGCTTTTCGAAGGGGATGATGAGGACAATTTACCAGATATTTTAGATATAGGTGGAATGTCAACTCGACCAAACTCAGAACCTTgttctgaagaagaagagatcaaACGTGTTATACCATTAATTCAAGCGATTCGAAAATCCTCAAATGGTAAATTGAAAGCCATACCAATATCAATAGATACTTATCGACCTAATGTTGCGAAATTAGCTGTAGAAGCTGGAGCGAGTTGTGTAAATGATGTTAAAGGAGGAAGTGAACCTGGTATGATGGAAATTATGGCTAAATTGAATGTTCCTGTAATATTAATGCATTCAAGAGGAGATAGTAAAACTatgaattcaaatgaattaacAGATTATTCTAAATATGGTGGAGTAATAGAAGGagttaaaaaagaattagaaaatataattgaaatagctttatttaaaaaaggtttaaaaaAATGGAATATAATATTAGATCCTGGATTaggattttcaaaaaaacaaaatgataatttaaaactTATTaaaaatctttcaaaattaattaataataattcaaatttgaatgattatCCATGGTTAATTGGTGCAAGTAGAAAAGGATTTATAGgtaaaataataaatcaaaatattgcTTTAAATAGATCTTTTGGAGATTCTgctttaaattcatttgcTGTTAATACTGGTTTAGTAAATATTTTAAGAGTACATCAAATTAGAGAAACAAAAGATACTATTAAAATGTCAGTGGCTATTCGAGATGCTtaa